The sequence below is a genomic window from Halosolutus gelatinilyticus.
GCCCCAGGAGGGACCCGAAGCGCGCTTCATCGAGTTCCTGCAGGCGGAGATCGACTTCCGGAACGCCCGGAACGCACTGCGACTCGCGCGAAGCGGCGCCGACCTCGATCCGGCGGCCTACTACATCGAGGGTGGCGTCCTGTTCGACAGGCAGGATCTGAGCCGGCTCGTCAACAACTACGACGAGCTCGTCGACCACATCGCCGAGAGCAAGCGCTACGGCGACCGTCTCTCGGGCGCGCTGGATCGCCTCCGCGAAGCTGACAGCCTTATCCAGTTCGAGCACGCACTAGACGCCGCGTTGCTTCGGTACTCGGATCGGCTCGCGAACATCTACCCGGTCTCCGTCTCGGCCGTGCTCTCGTACATCCTCGCGAAGGAACGCGAGGTCGAGAACATCCGAGCGATCGCGCGCGGGCGGGAGGTCGGGCTCTCGGAGAGCGAAATCGAAGACGAACTGGTGATCCTATGAGCCAGGAAATCGCAGTCGTCGGCAGTCCGGAGTTCACGACCGGCTTCCGCCTCGCGGGCGTGCGCCGGTTCGAGAACGTCGGGGACGCCGACAAGGACGCGGAACTCGACGACGCCGTCACCGAGGTGCTCGATGACGAGGGCGTCGGCATCGTCATCATGCACGACGATGACCTCGACTACCTGTCGCGGAACGTGCGCCAGACCGTCGAGACGAGCGTCGAGCCAGTCGTCGTCACCATCGGCAGCGGCACCGGTGGCGGCGGCCTGCGCGAGCAGATCAAACGTGCGATCGGTATCGACCTGATGGACGAGGAAAGCGAGTGATACTATGAGCCAGGCAGAAGAAACCGAAACCGTCGATCGAGACGGTGTAATTCAGAGCGTGAGCGGTCCCGTCGTGACCGCCGCGGACCTCGACGCCCGGATGAACGACGTCGTCTACGTCGGCGACGAAGGGCTGATGGGCGAGGTCATCGAGATCGAAGGGAACCTGACCACGATTCAGGTGTACGAAGAGACCTCCGGAGTCGGCCCGGGCGAGCCCGTCGAGAACACGGGCGAACCCCTCTCCGTCGACCTCGGCCCCGGGATGCTGAACTCCATCTACGACGGCGTGCAGCGCCCGCTGGACGAGCTCGAGGAGAAGATGGGGTCCGCGTTCTTAGACCGCGGGGTCGACGCGCCGGGCATCGACCTCGAGAAGGAGTGGGAGTTCACCCCGACCGCGTCTGAGGGCGACGCCGTCGAACCCGGCGACGTCATCGGCGAGGTCCCAGAGACCGAGAGCATCACCCACAAGGTGATGGTGCCGCCGGACTACGAGGGCGGCGAGATCACGTCGATCGAGGAAGGCGAGTTCACGGTCGAGGAGGTCGTCACCGAACTCGACTCCGGCGAGGAGATCACGATGTACCAGGAATGGCCCGTTCGCCAGGCCCGTCCCGCGGCCGAGAAGGAGACGCCAACGATCCCCCTGGTGTCGGGCCAGCGGATCCTCGACGGCCTCTTCCCGATCGCCAAGGGCGGTACCGCGGCGATCCCCGGCCCGTTCGGCTCGGGGAAGACGGTCACCCAGCACCAGCTCGCGAAGTGGGCCGACGCGGACATCGTCGTCTACGTCGGCTGCGGCGAGCGCGGCAACGAGATGACCGAGGTCATCGAGGACTTCCCGGAACTGGAAGACCCCAAGACCGGGAAGCCGCTCATGTCCCGGACGTGCCTCATCGCGAACACGTCCAACATGCCCGTCGCCGCCCGCGAGTCCTGCATTTACACGGGCATCACGATCGCGGAGTACTACCGCGACATGGGTTACGACGTCGCACTGATGGCCGACTCCACCTCACGGTGGGCGGAGGCCATGCGCGAGATCTCGAGCCGCCTCGAGGAGATGCCCGGCGAAGAAGGGTATCCCGCGTATCTGGCGGCCGCGCTCTCCGAATTCTACGAGCGCGCCGGTCTGTTCCAGCTGATCAACGGCGACCAGGGATCGATCTCGGTCATCGGCGCGGTCTCGCCGCCGGGCGGCGACTTCTCCGAGCCGGTCACCCAGAACACGCTGCGCATCGTCAAGACGTTCTGGGCGCTGGACGCCGACCTCGCCGAGCGTCGGCACTTCCCGTCGATTAACTGGAACGAGTCGTACTCGCTGTACCGCCAGCAGCTCGACCCGTGGTTCCGCGAGAACGTCGCGGAAGACTGGCCCGAGGTTCGCCAGTGGGCGGTCGACGTGTTAGACGAGGAGGACGAACTCCAGGAGATCGTTCAGCTCGTCGGCAAGGACGCGCTGCCGGAGGACCAGCAGCTCACGCTCGAAGTCGCGCGCTACCTGCGCGAGGCGTGGCTCCAGCAGAACGCGTTCCACGACGTCGACACCTACTGCGAACCCGAGAAGACCTACCGGATGCTCGGCGCGATCCGGACGTTCAACGACGAGGCGTTCGAGGCGCTCGAGGCCGGCGTCCCGGTCGAGGAGATCGCGGACGTCGACGCCGCGCCGCGGCTCAACCGGATGGGTACCGCCGAGGACTACCACGAGTTCATCGACGAACTCGAATCGGACCTCAAAGACCAGATCAGAGCGCTGTACTAACAATGAAAGAGTACCAGACAATCACGGAAGTCAGCGGTCCGCTGGTGTTCGCCGAGGTCGACGAACCCGTTGGCTACGACGAGATCGTCGAGATCGAAACGCCGGACGGCAGAACCCTGCGCGGACAGGTGCTTGAATCGAGCGAAGGGCTCGTCTCGATCCAGGTCTTCGAAGGGACCGGCGGCATCGACCGCAACGCGTCCGTTCGCTTCCTGGGCGAGACGATGAAGATGCCCGTCACCGAGGATCTGCTCGGACGGGTCCTCGACGGTTCCGGGAACCCGATCGACGGCGGCCCGGAGATCGTTCCCGAGGATCGCATCGACATCGTCGGCGAGGCGATCAACCCCTACTCCCGGGAGTACCCCGAAGAGTTCATCCAGACCGGCGTGTCGGCGATCGACGGCATGAACACGCTGGTTCGCGGCCAGAAGCTGCCGATCTTCTCTGGATCGGGACTTCCACACAACGAACTGGCGCTGCAGATCGCCCGCCAGGCGACAGTGCCGGAAGAGGAGGAAGGCAACGACGAGGAGGGCTCGGAGTTCGCGGTCATCTTCGGCGCGATGGGGATCACCCAGGAGGAGGCCAACGAGTTCATGCAGGACTTCGAGCGCACGGGCGCGCTCGAGCGCTCCGTCGTCTTCATGAACCTCGCGGACGACCCCGCCGTCGAGCGGACGGTCACACCGCGACTCGCGCTCACCACGGCCGAGTACCTCGCCTTCGAGAAGGACTACCACGTCCTCGTCATCCTTACGGACATCACGAACTACTGTGAAGCGCTGCGCGAGATCGGTGCGGCGCGCGAGGAGGTGCCGGGTCGCCGCGGCTACCCCGGGTACATGTACACCGACTTGGCCCAGCTCTACGAGCGCGCGGGCCGGATCGACGGCCGCGAGGGATCGGTCACCCAGATTCCGATCCTCTCGATGCCCGGCGACGACGACACGCACCCGATCCCCGACCTGACCGGCTACATCACGGAGGGGCAGATCGTGATGGACCGCTCGCTCAACTCGCAGGGCTTCGAGCCGCCGATCAACGTCTCGCCCAGCCTCTCGCGGCTGATGGACGACGGGATCGGCGAGGGTCTGACCCGCGGCGACCACGGCGACGTCGCCGACCAGCTGTTCGCCGCGTACGCGGAGGGGAAAGACCTCCGCGACCTCGTGAACATCGTCGGCCGCGAGGCGCTCTCCGAGCGCGACAACAAGTACCTGGACTTCGCCGACCGCTTCGAGAGCGAGTTCGTCGACCAGGGCTTCGACACGAACCGCACGATCGAGGAAACCCTCGAAATCGGCTGGGACCTCCTTTCGATGCTGCCCGAAGAGGAACTCAACCGCATCGGCGAGGACCTGATCGCCGAACACTACCGCGAAGAGGAAGTCGAAGCCGTCCAGGCCGACTGATCGGGGTCGCTCCTTCGGATTTTCCGCTTTCGGTATAACGCCCAATTCGTCCGAAAAGCGGCATGTATCCAGCACTCTGTGCCCGGTACACGCACAACCTGGTTTTCGCCGCCGAATCGGATTGGACACAGCTATATTCTGACCGTCCGCCGACAGATTCGTGGCCGAACGCTTTCCCGAAACCCTCGTGACCGATCGACTCCTGCTCGAACGGGTCTGTCGCGAGCGCGTCGATCTCGACGGACTCTACCGCATTCGATCGGGCGACGAGATGGAGACGATCGCCGAGCACCTTCCGTGGGGACCCCACGAGACGCCGAAGGAGACCGCCGATCTGCTCGATCGAGCCGAACGGGAGTGGGAGGAGGGCGCCGCTGCACGCTATCTCATCCGGCCGCGGAACCCCGAGTTGGGAGCCGGAGAACTCGCCGGCTACACGAAACTCGAGGTCGACCGGGAACGGCGGACCGGATCGCTCGGCATCTGGTTGCGCCTGAAATTCTGGGGCCGGGGCTACTCGGGCGAGCGGGCGCGCTGGTCAAACTCGCGTTCGATCGGCTGGCCCTCGAACTCGTCGAGATCGCCCACCGGGACGACAACGAGAACTCCCGACGAGCGGTCGAACGGTACGTCGACGAGTACGGCGGGCGGTACGACGGTCGCTTTCGGAACTTGTCGGCGACGGACGACAACGTGGTCGGCGAACACCGGTACACGATCACGGCCGAGGAGTACGAGACGCCGTCGACGTCGACGGCTAACGACGATCGCGATCGCCCCACTCGTCGTCCCGTCGATCGCGTTCTTCGCTCCGGTCTCCCCACTCCCTTCGTCGATCCCATCCGGTTTCCGGCGGCCGATCGTCGCCTCTCGTTCGCTCGGAGCGGTCGTCGCGACCGGTTTCGTCGAGGGTCGAACCGCCGGGCCGACGCGAGGCGCTCCGGCCGCCGCGTTCCGTCGCGATCCGCTCGGCCTCCGATCGATCGACGACGGTCGGGTCCGACGTTTCGTTCTCGATCGCCAGCCACAACACGAGCGGGATCCCGACGGCGAACAGGAGGAACAGGAAGACGAGTGCTTCGGCCATCAGTGGGCGATACATCGGTCCGAGTGCACAAAGAATTTATCGCGTGACACGAAGGGAGAGATATGAAAGACGACGATCGCGGCTGCCCGAAGTGCGACCACACCGAAACCGAGATCGATGAGATTTCGACGACCGGAACGGGGCTGTCGAAGCTGTTCGACATCCAGAACCGTCGGTTCATGGTGATCAGTTGCACGAACTGCGGCTACTCCGAACTCTACCGCGGGCAGTCGAAGGGGGACATGGTCGATCTCTTCTTTGGTTGAATCGGCACACAGCGCCGTTCGCGCCCCGGACGGCCGGCAAAACTGTAAACAGTTATCCGGCTGGGAGCGCAAGCGTCCCACAAGATGGCCAAGGACGTCAAACCCACCCGCAAGAATTTGATGGAGATCGAGGATCGCATCGAACTCTCCGAGCGCGGGCACGGGACCTTAGAGAAGAAGCGGGACGGGCTGATCATGGAGTTCATGGACATCCTGGACAAGGCCCAGGACGTCCGCGGAGACCTCGCCGACGACTACGAGGAGGCCCAGAAGAAGATCAATATGGCCCGGGCCATGGAGGGCGACGTCGCGGTTCGCGGGGCCGCGGCGGCGCTGCAAGAACACCCCGAGATCACCACCGAGTCGAAGAACATCATGGGCGTCGTCGTCCCGCAGATCGAGTCCTCGCGCGTCTCCAAGAGCTTAGACCAGCGCGGCTACGGGATCATGGGCACCTCCGCGCGAATCGACGAAGCCGCGGAAGCGTACGAAGACCTCCTCGAAAGCATCATCCTCGCCGCCGAAGTCGAGACGGCGATGAAAAAAATGCTCCGCGAGATCGAGACCACCAAGCGCCGCGTTAACGCCCTGGAGTTCAAACTGCTGCCCGACCTCTACGAGAGCCAGGAGTACATCGAGCAGAAACTCGAAGAACAGGAGCGCGAGGAGACGTTCCGGCTGAAGAAGATCAAGGACAAGAAAGAACAGGAGGAGAAGGAAGAACGCCTCGAGCGGGAAGCGGAGGCGGAAGCCGACGAGGCGGACGCCGAGAACGAGACCCCGGACGAAGGGGGGATGGAGCAGTCGACAGCG
It includes:
- a CDS encoding V-type ATP synthase subunit F, whose protein sequence is MSQEIAVVGSPEFTTGFRLAGVRRFENVGDADKDAELDDAVTEVLDDEGVGIVIMHDDDLDYLSRNVRQTVETSVEPVVVTIGSGTGGGGLREQIKRAIGIDLMDEESE
- a CDS encoding ATP synthase subunit A; translated protein: MSQAEETETVDRDGVIQSVSGPVVTAADLDARMNDVVYVGDEGLMGEVIEIEGNLTTIQVYEETSGVGPGEPVENTGEPLSVDLGPGMLNSIYDGVQRPLDELEEKMGSAFLDRGVDAPGIDLEKEWEFTPTASEGDAVEPGDVIGEVPETESITHKVMVPPDYEGGEITSIEEGEFTVEEVVTELDSGEEITMYQEWPVRQARPAAEKETPTIPLVSGQRILDGLFPIAKGGTAAIPGPFGSGKTVTQHQLAKWADADIVVYVGCGERGNEMTEVIEDFPELEDPKTGKPLMSRTCLIANTSNMPVAARESCIYTGITIAEYYRDMGYDVALMADSTSRWAEAMREISSRLEEMPGEEGYPAYLAAALSEFYERAGLFQLINGDQGSISVIGAVSPPGGDFSEPVTQNTLRIVKTFWALDADLAERRHFPSINWNESYSLYRQQLDPWFRENVAEDWPEVRQWAVDVLDEEDELQEIVQLVGKDALPEDQQLTLEVARYLREAWLQQNAFHDVDTYCEPEKTYRMLGAIRTFNDEAFEALEAGVPVEEIADVDAAPRLNRMGTAEDYHEFIDELESDLKDQIRALY
- a CDS encoding ATP synthase subunit B, which encodes MKEYQTITEVSGPLVFAEVDEPVGYDEIVEIETPDGRTLRGQVLESSEGLVSIQVFEGTGGIDRNASVRFLGETMKMPVTEDLLGRVLDGSGNPIDGGPEIVPEDRIDIVGEAINPYSREYPEEFIQTGVSAIDGMNTLVRGQKLPIFSGSGLPHNELALQIARQATVPEEEEGNDEEGSEFAVIFGAMGITQEEANEFMQDFERTGALERSVVFMNLADDPAVERTVTPRLALTTAEYLAFEKDYHVLVILTDITNYCEALREIGAAREEVPGRRGYPGYMYTDLAQLYERAGRIDGREGSVTQIPILSMPGDDDTHPIPDLTGYITEGQIVMDRSLNSQGFEPPINVSPSLSRLMDDGIGEGLTRGDHGDVADQLFAAYAEGKDLRDLVNIVGREALSERDNKYLDFADRFESEFVDQGFDTNRTIEETLEIGWDLLSMLPEEELNRIGEDLIAEHYREEEVEAVQAD
- a CDS encoding zinc ribbon domain-containing protein → MKDDDRGCPKCDHTETEIDEISTTGTGLSKLFDIQNRRFMVISCTNCGYSELYRGQSKGDMVDLFFG
- a CDS encoding V-type ATP synthase subunit D, translating into MAKDVKPTRKNLMEIEDRIELSERGHGTLEKKRDGLIMEFMDILDKAQDVRGDLADDYEEAQKKINMARAMEGDVAVRGAAAALQEHPEITTESKNIMGVVVPQIESSRVSKSLDQRGYGIMGTSARIDEAAEAYEDLLESIILAAEVETAMKKMLREIETTKRRVNALEFKLLPDLYESQEYIEQKLEEQEREETFRLKKIKDKKEQEEKEERLEREAEAEADEADAENETPDEGGMEQSTAGGVPGGD